One genomic window of Gossypium hirsutum isolate 1008001.06 chromosome D11, Gossypium_hirsutum_v2.1, whole genome shotgun sequence includes the following:
- the LOC107912911 gene encoding uncharacterized protein: MDPPPSSAPKLRLMCSYGGRIIPRPQTKSFYYSGGENRLITIPTTDNTPLTLSSLATHLATFLRLATPFVLKYQLPDHDLDSLISISTDDDLQIMLEEHKRLSSSSTASPSRIRLFLFPVSSGDKAELTHPKRESWFVDALRSARVGFGGESGDQAESILLETSSSFGSTSSSLSLSSLPPIKPSPDSIPSDECVGSAVSNVQSGTFQDQVGPIAAMENKLCSNPFEADKKMADPSSGIEMHKPIHASGFPVNLMHLPPQQTQVIHEDTRYVQPNMPGMQPVTSYYPVYYPVPQQQQQHHHHLHYQSNQPRPMYYYPVAPAQPYTVPVQHSIVHATGIGVGQPQAHPNASLVPTQMVFKEVAAVPQPAAELTSEQCQKIPAGHQLINVPHTETETRHAGAQVQHQPQSFGVAAGETANYANKLDDDPARVQIYKSQPPPPMLPSQYQTMTKATTLLLSEALAKLHTDNAEQQITTSEP; this comes from the exons ATGGATCCACCTCCCTCCTCCGCCCCTAAGCTACGGCTAATGTGTAGCTACGGCGGCCGTATCATCCCACGTCCACAAACCAAATCGTTCTACTATTCTGGCGGTGAAAACCGCTTGATCACCATCCCCACCACCGACAACACCCCCCTTACTCTTTCTTCCCTCGCCACCCACCTCGCCACCTTCCTCCGCCTCGCCACCCCATTTGTTCTCAAATACCAACTTCCAGATCACGACCTTGACTCGCTCATTTCCATCTCAACCGATGATGATCTCCAAATCATGTTGGAAGAGCACAAGAGACTCTCTTCTAGTTCTACTGCCTCACCTTCACGAATCAGACTGTTCCTTTTTCCCGTTAGTAGTGGCGATAAAGCTGAGTTGACTCATCCGAAACGAGAGAGTTGGTTTGTTGATGCTTTGAGGAGTGCAAGAGTGGGGTTTGGAGGTGAAAGTGGTGACCAAGCTGAGTCTATTCTTTTGGAAACTTCTTCTTCCTTTGGTTCTACTTCTTCTTCGCTTTCTTTGTCGAGTTTGCCTCCAATTAAACCCTCACCAGATTCAATACCAAG CGATGAATGTGTTGGGAGTGCCGTTTCTAATGTGCAGTCTGGAACTTTTCAAGACCAAGTTGGCCCCATTGCTGCAATGGAGAATAAGCTCTGTTCTAACCCTTTTGAAGCAGACAAGAAAATGGCTGATCCTTCCTCTGGGATTGAGATGCATAAACCAATCCATGCATCGGGGTTTCCGGTAAATCTGATGCATTTACCTCCCCAGCAAACACAAGTAATTCATGAGGATACCCGTTACGTGCAGCCGAACATGCCTGGGATGCAGCCCGTTACATCATATTACCCAGTCTATTATCCGGTGccacagcagcagcagcagcaccACCACCATCTCCATTATCAGTCGAATCAGCCTCGTCCAATGTATTATTACCCTGTCGCACCGGCTCAGCCCTACACTGTACCTGTGCAACATAGTATTGTTCATGCAACGGGTATTGGTGTTGGTCAGCCCCAAGCTCATCCAAATGCTTCATTGGTTCCAACACAAATGGTTTTCAAGGAGGTTGCAGCAGTACCTCAACCTGCAGCTGAGTTAACCTCAGAACAATGCCAAAAGATTCCCGCAGGACACCAACTTATTAATGTACCGCATACTGAAACCGAAACCAGGCATGCAGGTGCTCAAGTTCAACATCAACCTCAATCATTTGGTGTTGCTGCTGGTGAAACTGCAAATTACGCTAACAAACTTGATGATGACCCTGCTCGAGTCCAAATATACAAATCTCAACCACCCCCACCCATGTTGCCTTCACAGTATCAAACCATGACCAAAGCCACGACATTGCTTTTGTCCGAAGCTCTGGCAAAGTTGCATACAGATAACGCTGAACAACAGATTACAACATCAGAACCATAA